ATTGACTTACTTCTAGGGAAGCGTAAATTCACACTCGTTCTTTGACATCTCAGCGTTTTCCCAGTTGGCGGCGAGTCCGGGAACCAAGCAAGGTCACTATGACACAAGCGAAAGCTTGCAAGTTATGGAAGGCCGGTGAGGTTCTATTCAGCAAACTGCTGGTTGAGGAGAACAGGAGATGCTCGAAGGCCAAAATAGAAGCCCCGAGGTGTTGACCGATTTACCCGGTTGGTGGTGAGCCCGGAGCCCAAGCTTCAGCGCAAGCTGATTAAAGATCGCACTTTGTGAGTTTCGCAAGAAACAGGCAGAGAACGCAGGTCGGCAAGGGTCTATAGCGATCCGCTGGTTGAGGTGAATGGGTCAACAACAAAACTCGGGGCTTCTTAATTTTTGCGCTTCCCTTCTTCTTGGTCCCGCAAACTCACTTCTTGGCTCAAAATAGTCCGCGATTGAATTCGCTTGAATCTTTCGTCAGTTCAACAAAAGGATCGTCATGCGCCATGCGACTAGTGCCGTAGTGGGTCTCGCCTGTTTCCTGGCCGCAAGTTTCCTCTGGCCGGCGCAGAACCCGCCGGTAACCGACGCCGGCGCCGTGGTTCTTGCCGTCACCGTAACCGACTCCAAAGACAAGCCTGTTGTCGATCTAAAGGCGGAGGATTTCACCGTCCGCGAAGACGGCCAGCCGCAGAAGATCATCTCCGTGCGTCGCGAAGACTTCCCAGTGTCCATGGGTATCCTGGTGGACAATTCCGGGTCCATGCGGCAGAAGCGACTGCCGGTGATGAACGGCCTGTTGCGCCTGGTGGAAGCCGGCAATCCCCAGGACGAAATTTTCGTCGTGAATTTCAATGACGAACCTTTCCTCGACGTGGACTTCACCTCGGACATCACGCAGGTTCGCCAAGCGCTGGCCCGCGTGGACGCCCGCGGCGGCACAGCGCTCTTCGACACAATCATCGCTTCAGCTGATCACCTGGCGAAGGCGAAATATCAAAAACGGGTTTTGGTGGTGGTAACCGACGGCGCAGACAATGAAAGCCGTCAGTCTTTGCAGCAGGCGATCGCTGATTTGCAGAATGTGAATGGCCCGGCCGTTTACACCGTTGGAATCATCTTTGATGATCCCAACGCCCGGCGCGCACAAAGAGACCTGGATTTGCTCGCAGCCCAGACCGGGGGTAGCGCCTATTTCATCAAGAACACCAAAGACCTGGACAGGGTGGCGCAGAAGATAGCGCAGGAAATTCGCAGCCAGTACCGCGTCAGCTATGCGTCCACCACGCCGCAGAGCCAGGGCGGATTCCGCAAGATCAATGTCATTGTGGGCCGCAAGGGCCTGACGATCCGCTCCAAGGCCGGCTACGTTGCTGGTCTCCAAAGTGAAGGTAAAGACCGGTAAGAAGTTATTGCGTAGCAATGATCACGTGTGCTTGCATCTTCCCGTCAATTGGGCCGGGGCCAAAGCGCGTCCGGACAACGGCAGCCGCGGATTCCGTAGCTTCGGCTAGGCTGGCGCCACGCGCCTCGATTTCATTGCGCAACGGAGTCCCCTGGCAGAATCCAATTGCCGGATCGT
This genomic interval from Terriglobia bacterium contains the following:
- a CDS encoding VWA domain-containing protein, with translation MRHATSAVVGLACFLAASFLWPAQNPPVTDAGAVVLAVTVTDSKDKPVVDLKAEDFTVREDGQPQKIISVRREDFPVSMGILVDNSGSMRQKRLPVMNGLLRLVEAGNPQDEIFVVNFNDEPFLDVDFTSDITQVRQALARVDARGGTALFDTIIASADHLAKAKYQKRVLVVVTDGADNESRQSLQQAIADLQNVNGPAVYTVGIIFDDPNARRAQRDLDLLAAQTGGSAYFIKNTKDLDRVAQKIAQEIRSQYRVSYASTTPQSQGGFRKINVIVGRKGLTIRSKAGYVAGLQSEGKDR